A window of Thermoflexus sp. contains these coding sequences:
- a CDS encoding homoserine dehydrogenase, whose protein sequence is MTPALQRVALIGFGAVGRAFARLLLRKHEEIRHRYDLDIRITGIITARRGAAWDPEGLDLVAALEAVERGGDLSALSRSPAPRETLAFIERCPADVVVEITVLDPRTGQPATDHVRAALRSGRHVVTANKGPLAFAYRELRELARSRGRAFLFESTVMDGAPLFSLVREGLPATHILGFRAILNSTTNFILTRMEEGIPFEEAVRQAQAIGIAEADPSNDIDGWDAAVKTCVLANVWMEADLRPDQVERTGIRGIRPEDLKAAREEGRRIKLVCAVERGENGAVRARVAPEAVPLEDLLAHVRGTSSVITLRTDTLKQLTLIEHEPEPAQTAFGILADLINVARGHWG, encoded by the coding sequence ATGACCCCAGCTCTTCAACGCGTGGCCCTCATCGGGTTCGGGGCGGTGGGGCGCGCCTTCGCCCGGCTGCTCCTGAGAAAACATGAGGAGATCCGCCATCGTTACGATCTCGACATCCGGATCACCGGGATCATCACCGCCCGCCGGGGGGCAGCATGGGATCCGGAGGGGCTGGATCTGGTCGCCGCCCTGGAGGCGGTGGAGCGGGGCGGGGATCTGAGCGCCCTCAGCCGGAGCCCGGCTCCCCGGGAGACCCTGGCCTTCATCGAGCGGTGCCCGGCGGATGTGGTCGTCGAGATCACCGTCCTGGATCCGCGCACCGGACAGCCGGCTACAGACCACGTTCGGGCGGCCTTGCGCTCGGGTCGGCATGTGGTGACCGCCAACAAGGGCCCTCTGGCCTTCGCCTACCGGGAGCTGCGGGAGCTCGCCCGCTCCCGCGGCCGCGCCTTTCTCTTCGAGTCCACGGTCATGGACGGCGCCCCGCTCTTCAGCCTGGTCCGCGAGGGGCTGCCGGCCACCCACATCCTGGGCTTCCGGGCTATCCTCAACAGCACCACCAACTTCATCCTCACCCGGATGGAGGAGGGGATCCCCTTTGAGGAGGCTGTGCGGCAGGCCCAGGCCATCGGGATCGCTGAGGCCGATCCATCGAATGACATCGATGGATGGGACGCAGCGGTCAAGACGTGCGTGCTGGCCAATGTGTGGATGGAGGCGGATCTGCGGCCGGATCAGGTGGAGCGGACCGGCATCCGGGGGATCCGGCCGGAGGATCTCAAGGCGGCGCGAGAGGAGGGACGGCGGATCAAGCTGGTGTGCGCGGTGGAGCGGGGGGAGAACGGGGCGGTGCGGGCCCGGGTGGCCCCGGAGGCGGTCCCGCTGGAGGATCTCCTGGCCCATGTGCGCGGGACCTCTTCGGTGATCACCCTGCGCACGGATACTTTAAAACAGCTCACTCTGATCGAGCATGAGCCCGAACCCGCCCAGACGGCCTTCGGGATCCTGGCTGATCTCATCAACGTCGCGCGGGGCCATTGGGGATAG